Within the Dunckerocampus dactyliophorus isolate RoL2022-P2 chromosome 10, RoL_Ddac_1.1, whole genome shotgun sequence genome, the region tgatcaccctatataGGGGGAAAatcaaaaaatgatgcagcagactggtccattttgccaaaatgtcattgtagcaactcaaaatgattctcagtagtttgtgtggcccccacgtgcttgtacgcatgcctgccAACGTCGGTGCATGCTCCTAAcgagactatggatggtgtcctgggggatctcctcccagatctggaccagggcatctatgagctcctggacagtctgaggagcaacctggcggcgccggatggacctaaacataatgtcccagaggtgttctattgggtttaggtcaggtgaacgtgggggccagtcaatggtatcaattccttcatcctccaggaactacctgcatacactagccacatgaggtcgggcattgtcgtggaccaggaggaacccaggtcccactacaccagcgtaggttctgacaatgggtccaaggatttcatcccgatacctaatagcagtcagggtaccattatctaacctgtagaggtctgtgcgtccttccagggatatgcctccccagaccatcactgacccaccaccaaaccggtcatgctgaatgatgttgcaggcagcataacgttctccacggcatctccggACCCTTTCAcctctgtcgcatgtgctcaggttgaacttgctctcatcagtgaagagcacagggcaccagtggtgtagttgccaattctggtggtctatggcaaatgccaatcgagctctacggtgctgggcagtgagcacagggcccactacaggacgtcgggccctcaggccaccctcatggagcctgtttctgattgtttagtcaaacattcacaccagtggcctgctggaggtcattttgtagggctctggcagtgctcatcctgttcctccttgcacaaaggagcagatatcaatcctgctgagggttgaagggccttctatggccctgtccagctctcctggagtaagtacctgtctcctggaatctcctccatgcgtccaggtaccgcagtgatgccctggtccagatctgggaggagatcctccaggacaccatccgtagtctcattaggagcatgccccgacgttgtcaggcatgcgtacaagcacgtgggggccacacaaactactgagaatcattttgagttgctacaatgacattttagccaaatggaccagtgtgctgcatcatttttcactttcatttttggggtgtctttgatttcccccctctatagggtgatcattttcatttctatcaaattatgtggcatcctCAAGAATCATCCCCTGCTGTGTCAGGAGTTTGACAGCCCTGATGATAATATTGTAGTACATTgcaatatatatacatttgtaatatacATCCATAATATCTTCTTCTGGTGGTTGTCCGCAGCATCTGTGGCAGGAACCTCCACACATTCAGAGAATGGAGTCCATCGGTCACTTTCCTGCTCCTCTGCAAACAGTAAGTCTCTCACTTATTTAACAATacagtgttgtgaaaaagtgtttgtccccttcctgatttcttttttttgttgttgcatgtttgtgtttgtgtttcagatcatcaaacaaatttaaatattagtcaattaaagacaaaatgcagttttgtatttttcaaatgaaactttttattagagagaaaaaattcaaacctacattgCTCTGTcaaaaagtgattaccccccTGTTACAACATAAttaagattaattgagatctatcagtctggaaaagtttgtaaagcaatttctaaagctttgggactccagcgaaccacaatgagagccattaccacaaatggcgaaaacacaaAACTTCCCCGGAGTGGCatgccaaccaaaatgaccccaattttgccagaaaagacCTTTGGGCAAATACTCCGTggtttgacgagacaaaagttgaactttttagaaagcgtgtgtcccattacatctggcgtaaaggtaacgctgcatttcagaaaaagagcatcataagatatggtggtggtagtgtgatggtcctgGGCTATTTTgctcttcaggacctggaagacttgctgtgataaatggaaccatgaattctgctgtccaccaaaaatcctgaaggcatatgtccggccatctgttggtgacctcaagctgaaaccaaattGGGTTCTGCagtaggacaatgatccaaaacacaccagaaagtccacctctgaatgaatagctgaagaaaaagaaaatgaagacttcggagtggcctagtcaaagtcctattgagatgctgtggtgtgaccttaaaaaggtggttcatgctggaaaaccctccaatgtggttaCAACAATTCCGCAAATATGAGtcggccaaaattcctccacagcactgtaagagactcattgctcatcattatcgcaaacacttgattgcagttttttttttgctgctaagggtggcccaaccagttattaggtttaggggccaatcactttttcacacaggaccatgtaggtttggatttttttctcccttaataataaaggtttcatttaaaaactgctctTTGTgatcagctgtgttgtcattgactaaattGTTTGATTGTTTGATGCTCGGAAACATttatgcaaacatgcaaaaaaataagaaatcaagaatgggccaaacactttttcacaccactgtacacacACTAACACTTGAACAAATATCACGTATGCATGTTCAATgatcataaaaatggcatttattACAGCTGAAATGCTGCCACCTGTTGGACATATGACAACATTGTGTGTGTCAATAGGTCTGTTGTGCCCCTCTGGTGATCCAGCCAGAGGTCATCAGCCAAAATCCTGTTGGGGTCATGTAAGTAACACACACTGCTATTTAGACACACCCAACACACCTACTGTtgtctagtgtgtgtgtgtgtgtctgtttgcagGAACAGTCAGCTGCGTTATGATTATGGaccttgcatgttctcctcccCACTTGCTCCAGACTCATCAAAGTAAGATTTGACAACAAGGTGTCCTACCTTACACGTCCACACGGAGGCAACACATGCTCACGTTATCTGTTGTAGGAGAAAGAGGAAGCCAGTGACCCACGGGGATGGCAGACCCTATATTAAAAAGCCACCCAACGCTTTCATGTTATTCATGAAAGAACAGAGGCCTATTGTGAAGGCCAACTTTATTAATAAAGACAGCGCAACAATTAACAAAGTCCTGGGCCAAATGGTTAGTGCATTGTGTTATCagtgttgttgtgttgctttTCATTGCATTGTGTACTGAAAGTGTGGTgatgttccacagtggaagtCGCTGACACAAACGGAGCAGGAGAAATACTTCCGGGAAGCTGAGTCACTCAACCAGATACATGCGAGCAAGTACCCACAATGGTCCTGCAGAGATAACTATGTATGTCTCACACACACCTGAGCACAGTCTTGGACGCAACAAGTTAATATTTGATGcaacatttgtttgtgtgtaggGCAAAAAGAAGAAGCGGAAGTGGGGCAACAGAGCaagtatgctttttttttcctatttgtaAGCTTTTTTATTAATTAGTTTGCACACCATCCACTACACCTGCACCATGTCATGACATCAAACACAAAAGCATGATTGAAAAATTCAGCCTCTACAAggacaacaaaataaatgttgtaCATACCATTTGCACTACACTGTAATAGGTTTTTCTAAGCACATGTGGCATCCATCCTCAAAATGTCATAGGAATCAGGGCATAATTCTGCAAGAAACTGGCATacaaaacaagaaatcttgCCGTCACAGTATCACACCCAGCAAAGGTAACAATTCTCATGTTTTATTTCACCTTGACTTATGAATATGTacaagggatgctccgatcagggttttgtgctgccgattccaataccgattCTCCAGAACtgagatcggccgatatcgatcacatggattaattgtacatttttcagtttatttatgagtgctattggccaggggtgccgtataaagggcaAAAGTCAAGtaaattccaaggtcccttgactgccaaggGGCCCAGAAAATAGGTAATTGTTAATAACATTAGTAGAAGGGGGGgcagcatgattttttttcatgggacccagaattcctggctgcacccctgctactggctatatgatatgaaaaaaggaaccataaaatcaccttgatttagacaaaaacatcctccttaaacttccagaggatgagacgccttctttaaggagactttggcgcccggtttcctcccacattccaaaaacatgcatgttaggttaattggcgactctaaattgtccatcggtatgaatgtgagtgtgaatggttgtttgtctatatgtgccctgcgattggctggcgactagtccagggtataccccgcctctcacccgaaggaTGGATAGATTAGCCGtttgactgtcacacacatacaggtGAGTAGCTGCGTAGCTGTTGTTTGACGTGAGCTGCTGTGAGCAAAAGtcatgaaaccttttattattaagggagaaaaaaatcctgttaaaacataactaatTTAGGTCTATCTGGGAAAGGTTCTAAagcaatttctaaagctttgggactccaacgaaccacagtgagagccattatccaccaatgtcatggaacagtggtgaaccttcccatgaGTGccaggccaaccaaaattatcccAAGAGTGTAgccacaactcatccaagaggtcacaaaagaccccacaacaacatccaaagaactgcaggcctcacttgcctcagttaaggtcagtgttcatgactctaccataagaaagacactgggcaaaaatggcctgcatggcagagttccaagacaaaaccattgctgaacaaaaagtacattaaggctcgtctcaattttgccagaaaacatcttgatgatccccaagacctttgggcaAATACTCCGTGGTCGTCGTCCAAtgaaacaaaagttgaactttttggaaggtgtgtgtctcattacatatAGCATTAAAGTAAtgtcgcatttcagaaaaagaacatcataccaacagtaaaatgtggtggtggtagtgtgatggtctgtatgtatgataatgtacagtataacacGTATACATTTGAGTCTTcccttccactttctcatgcacttctAATCACTGTTAAAGTTAATCGAACTTGTGAGCCTCTCTCCAATCAATACTGATTCCAACAACTGCCCCAAATGGCGTGTAGAATGTTGAAGCAACTGATGAGTATATTTGTGTTACCGTTTGCTGCAGCATCTGCATTAGAGCCCCCATGCCAGGCCCAGACCAGGTGTGTGACGATGGTTCAGACGGTTTGGCTGCAGTCTGTCAGCGATGTCTGCGTCATGCAAGAGGCCTCGCAGGTCAACCTCGCCTTCTCCGCGCTGAGTCCGTCGGAGGCTGGTGCGCAAATGGCGACACCGGCGGAAGCCTTCCCCTCAGCACCGCCAATGCAAACACTTAAAAGAGACAGCACACAGTTGCTCAGTTTTGAAGGTGAGCTCATGATGATGGAGCACCTGGGTGCACTGCCCCCCTCTTCATGGCCTGCCCTGCCCTTTGGCCTTTAGAGTCAGACATTGAGACTTTTACATCgagactttttttaaacatgttgtcttttttaaaaaactgcatgaaaTTAACTTTACCAgcaatacatttgtaattttctcatgaccctaatgaagagaagGGGTATAGAAaggggatggatggatttctattttattatcaGTGTTATTGATTGTGGAAAAATTTGAAattatccatccgttttctatttcttatcctcactcggtctccaattaacctaacatgcatgtttttggaatgtggacgTAAGCCGGAGTACCCACAAACATGCAActtgcaaattccacacagatgACCAATGGAGGTTCGAAACCccgatcttccagatctcctgagatctcctgactgtgtggcaacatgctaaccactattgTAAACAGTATTAATGATTGTGATATAATACTCAAAACAGTGAGTAAGTAAAAAACGTGtatactactcacaaaaagttagggatatttcggatacatttcaggatgaacctaaaataaCCTTTagaggtgaacttaatttgagcttCTGTAATTTgtaatgcacatgtccaacgtGATCAATACTTAACGCAAAACTTGCTGTTCTATAACATAGTTGCGCATATCCCGAACGTTTTATGAGtagaatatgttatatatgtatattatagaCAAATATTTTGATGTAACAGTGGTATTAATGA harbors:
- the LOC129189370 gene encoding transcription factor 7-like 1-A isoform X1, whose translation is MENVSEPDWDSILELIDEELGTISTFKSAPYPQCDHAGLHEHYQQHLWQEPPHIQRMESIGHFPAPLQTVCCAPLVIQPEVISQNPVGVMNSQLRYDYGPCMFSSPLAPDSSKRKRKPVTHGDGRPYIKKPPNAFMLFMKEQRPIVKANFINKDSATINKVLGQMWKSLTQTEQEKYFREAESLNQIHASKYPQWSCRDNYGKKKKRKWGNRATSALEPPCQAQTRCVTMVQTVWLQSVSDVCVMQEASQVNLAFSALSPSEAGAQMATPAEAFPSAPPMQTLKRDSTQLLSFEGELMMMEHLGALPPSSWPALPFGL
- the LOC129189370 gene encoding transcription factor 7-like 1-A isoform X2; its protein translation is MKTSEWPSQSPIEMLWCDLKKVCCAPLVIQPEVISQNPVGVMNSQLRYDYGPCMFSSPLAPDSSKRKRKPVTHGDGRPYIKKPPNAFMLFMKEQRPIVKANFINKDSATINKVLGQMWKSLTQTEQEKYFREAESLNQIHASKYPQWSCRDNYGKKKKRKWGNRATSALEPPCQAQTRCVTMVQTVWLQSVSDVCVMQEASQVNLAFSALSPSEAGAQMATPAEAFPSAPPMQTLKRDSTQLLSFEGELMMMEHLGALPPSSWPALPFGL